The genomic DNA AACTGCTTtagttgtggtttaatttgagCCAGACAACTTGTCATCACAAGAATTACGATTGGCGGGGTGGGTATGAAACAGTCGACTGATTCAGTACTAATAAGCCACCACTTGATATTTGATTCCTATTGGTTAAAACTGTACTGAATCAAACATTCCAGTTTGTAATTTTGCATTCCAGTTTGGTTTTAGCCAGTGTTAAGGGTTAATCCGCactcccctttcactgccatgtgtgatgcccattcatgtgggcaggcGCAATTTTTATTACCTCTCCAAATCGGATCACGATGCCTTGGGCAAATTGTTGTACCCAGATCTTTAACCTGATTTGATAGGCAATGAGAAGCCAATGAAGTTCGTAGAGAGCTAGTATAGTAAATGGTTAgaacccaaatgaaaacgaaCAGCATACTTAAGACTCCATTGGCAGTACGGTGTCTAAGTGGCtacccacatgtacgcattgcgtacctactTTTTAAAACAACGCCGAGAAATACGAAAACACAATAGTTTCAATGTCCAGTTTAGCATCCTGTACTCAGAGCATTGAACCTATTGTGTTTTCGTTCATTTACCCTCTAGGTGCACCCCAGATTTCTGAGAAAAACTTCCTGGTTTTGATTATCAACAATGGTGGATAAAAAGTTGGACCTTTTGGAGCGGCATATGCAAGAGCTTAGCGTTGCAAGAAAGGAGGGAGACAGACAAGGAGAGGGTTTGGCTTATTTCGATCTTGGTAGATACTATCAGGGCACAGCTGACTTTTATCAGGCCATAACaaattacacagaagcattagccatttttaaggaagtgggtttcagggccggagaaggtgcagcctatggcaatctcggcaatgcttatcaaagagttggtaatttcaagcaagccatagagtaccaccatcgacatcttagtattgcaaaagaggtagtgGACAGGgcaggagaaggaagagcttatggcaatctcggcaattcttatcaaagagttggtaatttcaagcaagccatagagtactaccatcaacgtcttagtattgcaaaagctGTAGGGGACATGGctggagaaggagcagcctatggcaatctcggcaacgcttatcaaagtcttagtaatttcaagcaagctatagagtaccacaatcaacatcttagtattgcaaaagaggtaggggacagggccggagaagaaaaagcttattgcaatctcggcaatgcttataaaagtcttggtaatttcaagcaagccgtagagtaccaccatcaacatcttagtattgcaaaagaggtagggaaCAGGGCCGGTGAAGGaaaagcttattgcaatctcggcaatgcttatgacTGTCTTGGTaacttcaagcaagccatagagtaccaccatcaacattttagtattgcgaaagaggtaggggacagggccggagaaggaagagcttattgcaatctcggcaacgcttataaaagtcttggtaatttcaagcaagccatagagtaccacaatcaacatcttggtattgcaaaagaggtaggggacagggccggagaaggaaaagcttattgcaatctcggcaacgcttataaaagtcttggtaatttcaagcaagccatagagtaccaccatcaacatcttagcattACAAAAGAGGttggggacagggccggagaaggaaaagcttattgcaatctcggcaacgttTATCAAAATCTTGGTAagttcaagcaagccatagagtacaaccatcaacatcttagtattgcaaaagaggtaggggacagggccggagaaggagcagcctatggcaatctcggcaacgcttatcaaagtcttggtaatttcaagcaagccatagagtaccaccatcaacatcttagtattgcaaaagtggtaggggacagggccggagaaggaacagcctatggcaatctcggcaacgcttatcaaagtcttggtaatttcaagcaagccatagagtaccaccatcaacatcttagtattgcaaaagaagtaggggacagggctggagaaggagcagcctatggcaatctcggcaacacTTATCAAaatcttggtaatttcaagcaagccatagagtaccacaatcaacatcttagtattgcaaaagaggtaggggacagggccggagaaggaacagcctatggcaatctcggcaacgctgaTCAAAGTCTtagtaatttcaagcaagccatagagtaccacaatcgacatcttagtattgcaaaagtaataggggacagggctggagaaggaagagcttattgcaatctcggcaacgcttataaaagtcttggtaatttcaagcaagccatagagtaccaccatcaacatcttagtatttgcAAGGAAACGGATGACCCAATAGGGCTGGCAATCGCATGCTATCATATTGGTCTTGTTCATGAATTTTTTGGCTCCTTGAGCAAAGCTCTTAATTACTATCGTCTAagcatttattattttgatgaagTTAGGCGTCTTCTTCTGTCAGAGGATtcatggaaaataagctttcatGACACAAAGGGGTTTGTGTACACCGCTCTGTGGACAGCActcttgaagaatggagaggttgatgaagctttgtatgctgctgagcaaggacgagcacaggctttggcagacattttaaagatgaAATACAGCGTTGATGAGAAACTTACAATGAAGGTAACTATCTCTTTGGTTATGAAAgatctaccttcacaaactgttttcacagcacttgaagGAAACACgatcagcttctggttgctAAGAGATGATATCGGGATAAATTTTAGACAAACGAAAATCGAAAATGGAACTGCCAAGTCTCTGATGAAAAGTACTTTTGAACAGATCAATGCAGGGGCCGTTTTGCGATGTGAGAATCGTTCACTTGAAAGACAAGGCAGCGACTTCTCGAGCAGTAGGGAAGGTGTTAAAGAAACCTTTCAGTCGTTGAGCTTCTCTGTGCACTCTTTGCAGcccttgtatgatgtcttagtcAGTCCCATAGCAGACATGATCCAGGGTGATGACTTAgtgtttgttcctgatggacacttttgcctggctcctttttctgcaatgagtgactctgtcaggatccgtgcAATTCCCTCGCTTACTTCTTTAAAATTGATCACTATGGCA from Montipora capricornis isolate CH-2021 chromosome 2, ASM3666992v2, whole genome shotgun sequence includes the following:
- the LOC138023425 gene encoding tetratricopeptide repeat protein 28-like; protein product: MVDKKLDLLERHMQELSVARKEGDRQGEGLAYFDLGRYYQGTADFYQAITNYTEALAIFKEVGFRAGEGAAYGNLGNAYQRVGNFKQAIEYHHRHLSIAKEVVDRAGEGRAYGNLGNSYQRVGNFKQAIEYYHQRLSIAKAVGDMAGEGAAYGNLGNAYQSLSNFKQAIEYHNQHLSIAKEVGDRAGEEKAYCNLGNAYKSLGNFKQAVEYHHQHLSIAKEVGNRAGEGKAYCNLGNAYDCLGNFKQAIEYHHQHFSIAKEVGDRAGEGRAYCNLGNAYKSLGNFKQAIEYHNQHLGIAKEVGDRAGEGKAYCNLGNAYKSLGNFKQAIEYHHQHLSITKEVGDRAGEGKAYCNLGNVYQNLGKFKQAIEYNHQHLSIAKEVGDRAGEGAAYGNLGNAYQSLGNFKQAIEYHHQHLSIAKVVGDRAGEGTAYGNLGNAYQSLGNFKQAIEYHHQHLSIAKEVGDRAGEGAAYGNLGNTYQNLGNFKQAIEYHNQHLSIAKEVGDRAGEGTAYGNLGNADQSLSNFKQAIEYHNRHLSIAKVIGDRAGEGRAYCNLGNAYKSLGNFKQAIEYHHQHLSICKETDDPIGLAIACYHIGLVHEFFGSLSKALNYYRLSIYYFDEVRRLLLSEDSWKISFHDTKGFVYTALWTALLKNGEVDEALYAAEQGRAQALADILKMKYSVDEKLTMKVTISLVMKDLPSQTVFTALEGNTISFWLLRDDIGINFRQTKIENGTAKSLMKSTFEQINAGAVLRCENRSLERQGSDFSSSREGVKETFQSLSFSVHSLQPLYDVLVSPIADMIQGDDLVFVPDGHFCLAPFSAMSDSVRIRAIPSLTSLKLITMAPDDFQSKNEALLVGDPCLSEVTYGTGEPMYGQLPCAKKEVDIIGELLQTVPLTGKNATKAEVLKRMKSVALIHIAAHGDDEFGEIALAPNRERTSQIPKEEDYMLSLSDVHAVRLQARLVVLSCCHSGQGEVKSEGIVGIARAFLCAGARSVLVSLWAIDDEATWMFMESFYQHLADRKSASAALHHAMKSLQETKNYSAIKYWAPFVLIGDDVTFQFGQLEHEKNETMSKT